TGGAAAGCACCAAAACGCCCCGGATTTGGGCTGGAAAGCACCAAAACGCCCCGGATTTGGGCTGGAAAGCACCAAAACGCCCCGGATTTGGGCTGGACCATTCTTTGCAAATCTCAACAAGCAATGGGAAACGCACCGAAACGCCCCAGATTTGGGACAAAGGAACCAAAATGCCCCTGGATTTGGGGATAAAGGCACCAAAATGCCCCTGGATTCAGGACATGGGCGCCAGAACGCTTTGGATTTCGAGATAAAAGCACCCAAACACCCTGGATTCAGGATACAGGCACCAAAATGCCCCAGATTTTCACATAAAAGCACCAAAAAGCCTTGGATTTGGGGGACAAAGGCACCAAAACGCCCTGGACTGGGAGACACCAGCACCAAAATGCTCCAGATTTGACATAAAGACACCAAAACGCCCTGGATTTGGGGGACCAAAGCACCAAAACACCTTGGATTAGGGGATAAATACATCAAAACGCCCAGGATTTGGGGGATAAAGGCACCAAAACACCCCTGATTTGAGATAAAGGCACCAAAGTGCCCTGAATTTTGGGACACCAGCACCAGAATGTCCAAGATTTGGGATAAAGGCACCAAAACGCCCTGGACTTTGGGGACAAAGGCACGAAAACAACCCAGGTTTTAGGATAAAGGCACCAAAATGTCCTGGATTCAGGGACATCAGCACCATAAGATCCCAAATTTGGGATAAAGGCACCAAAACGACCCGGATTTGACACACTGGCACCAAAACACGCTGGATTTGGGAGACAAAGGAACCAAAACGGCCCAGATTTTAGGGTAAAGGCACCAAAATGCCCTAGATTTGGGATAGAGGCTACAAAACGCTCTGGATTTTGGGGACAAAGGCACCAAAACGCCTCAGATTTTGGCAACAAAGGCATCAGAATGGCCCAGGCTTGGGGAGACGGGCACCAGAATGGCCCAGATTCAGGGACAAAGGCACCAAAACAGCTCGGATTCGGGATAAAGATACCAAAATATCCTGGATTTTGGGGACAAAGGCACCAAAATGCCCTGGATTTGGGATAAAGGCACCAAAACGCCCTGGATTCAGGGACAAAGGCACCATAACATCCCAAATTTGGGATAAAGGCACCAAAATGACCTGGATTTTGGGGACAAAGGCACCAAAATGGCTCAGATTCGGGATAAAGACACCAAAACATCCTTAATTTGGGGGACAAAGGCAGCAAAATGGCCCGGATTCGGGATAAAGACACCAAAATATCCTGGATTTTGGGGACAAAGGCACCAAAACGGCCCAGATTCGGGATAAAGGCACCCAAACAGCCTAGGTTTTAGGATAAAGGCACCAAAACGTTCTGGATTCAGGGACATCAGCACCATAACATCCCAAATTTGGGATAAAGGCACCAAAATGACCTGGATTTTGGGGACAAAGGCACCAGAACGACCCGGATTCGTGATAAGGACACCAAAACATCCTGAATTTTGGGGACAAAGGCACCAAAATGGCCCGGATTTGGGATAAAGACACCAAAACATCCTGAATTTGGGGGACAAAGGCATGAAAACGACCCAGATTCGGGATAAAGACATCAAAACATCGTAGACTCTGGGGGACAAAGGCACCAAAATGGCCTGGATTCAGGATAAAGACACCAAAACATCCTGAATTTGGGGGACAAAGGCATGAAAATGGCCCAGATTTGGGATAAAGGTACCAAAACGGCCTAGGTTTTAGGATAAAGGCACCAAAACGTTCTGGATTCAGGGACATTGGCACCATAATATCCTGAATTTTGGGGACAAAGACATGAAAATGGTCTGGATTCGGGATAATGACACCAAAATATCCTGAATTTTGGGGACAAAGGCACCAAAACGGCCCGGATTCGGGATAAAGACACCAAAATGTCCTAGATTTTGGTGACAAAGGCACCAAAATGGCCCGGATTCAGGATAAAGACACCAAAACATCCTGAATTTTGGGGACAAAGGCACCAGAACGGCCTGGATTCGGGATAAAGACACCCGAACATCCTTGATTTTGGGGACAAAGGCATGAAAACGGCCTGGATTCGGGATAAAGACACCAAAATGACCTGAATTTGGGGGACAAAGGCACCAAAACGGCCCGGATTCGGGATAAAGACACCAAAACACCCCAGATTTTGGGGACAAAGGCATCAAAACGGTCCGGATTCGGAACACCAGCACCTGAGCATCGCTCCGCATCCGCCACATCCGCGTGTCTCAGCCCCGGAGCGCGGTGCCGGCACCGGGCAGGACGTCGCCGTCCCCTTCCACGCAAAACCACGGGGCTGCACCGCACGGGGACGAGCCGAGAGGCCGCGACCTGGCGCCGCGGACGGAACCGTGCCCGCCGTCCTACCTGACCTCGCTCCCTCTCCCATCCCAGCGCCCCGGCCCGTCACCTTGGAACTCGGTGTTGTCCAGCCCGCGGATGGCCTCCACCGCGTCCTCGGCCCGCTCCATGTGCACGAAGGCGTAGTCCTTGACGATGTCGCACTCGATGACGGGGCCGTACTCCTCGAACTTGGCGCGCAGCTCCAGGTTGGTNCCCGGTCGCCCCTCCCGGTGCGGCCCCGCCCCCACCTGCGCCGTCCGCCGCTCTGTCCTCGCAAAATGGCGGCGGCGATGCTCAGCCACTCGGGGCCCCGCCCTCCGGCCCCTACTGGTCGGTGCGGCTGTCCGTCAAGCGCGGCACCGCCCCCCCGGGGGAGTTGAGCCCGCCCTTGGCGCCCCCGCAGCCAATCAGAGGAAGGGGCGGTGCGCGCGGAGCGGCCCATTGATGGGTCACGGGGGGATCCGGGGTGGCCCATTCATGGTTCATGGGTGGATCCGGAGTCCGCCGCTAATTGGGGGATCTCGGGTGACCCATTCGCAGTCCCGTCCCCGTCCCATTTCCCTCCGTTCCCTGTCCCGCCCCATCTCCTTCCCATCTCCATCGCTGTCCCCATCCCGTCCCATTCCTGTCCCACCCCAGTCTCCATTCTTGTCCCATCTCCATCCTTGTCCCCACCTCCATCCttatcttccttccttccctgtcccgtcccatcccatctccatcccaacCCCCACCCCACGCCATCTACATCCGTCCCACCTCCATGccatcccttccctccccacatCTCTTTCCCTTACCCATCCCCTTCCCTGTCCCACCACCTTCCCTCCCTCACCCTATGAAAGGGAGATTCCATCTCACCCCTCTCTTACCCcattccttctctcttccatccccatccccttccTGTCCCATCTCTatcctgtcccatcccatccctgtccccatctctgtccTGTCTCCATTtgcatccctgtccccatccctgtcccatcTCTATCCTGTCCTATCCCATCCACGTTCCCATCTTTATCCTGTCTCCATTTCCATCCCTATCCCCATTCCTGTTCGATCTCTATCTCCGTCCCTATCTCTATcatgtcccatccctgtccccatctctgtccCATCTctatcctatcccatcccatccctgtccccactCTATCCCtatccccaccccatcccagaCCCCATCACTGTCCCATCTGTATCCCTGTCCTATCCCATCCCTGTCCCAACTctatccctgtccccatccccatcccatcccagtccccatccctgtcccatcCATCTctgtccccctcccccccccgcagTCACACTCCAGCCGCTCTCTACAGCCGCTTTATTTGGGGTACAGCGCGACATCATGGGGCCACGGGGACATCACCGGGACCCCTGGCATGGGGCAGAAAGGCACAGCGGCTCCGGGGGGGGAGCAACCCCGCACTGCCCCGGCCGTGTCCCTCCATCAGCTCCGTGGGACCCCTCGTTTTTATTACCCCCCCCCATATTTTTTgtgccccccccagccccctcccctaTTTGTTCTTCTTGAAGAAGCTGAAGCGTTTCTCTcgctccttctccttcccctcgCGGGATCGCAGCGGCGGGGGGCCCTCGCCgtggggggggggcacggggggcATGCTCATCGCCCTCGTCATCCCCTTGCCCCCCCCGGGCACCGATCCCACCGCTGGCGGTCCCTCCCGCGGCCCCCCCGGCACCAGGGCGGCCGCTGCGTGGATGACACGAAGCCACGCACTCATCTCTGCCTGTGGGGGGNNNNNNNNNNNNNNNNNNNNNNNNNNNNNNNNNNNNNNNNNNNNNNNNNNNNNNNNNNNNNNNNNNNNNNNNNNNNNNNNNNNNNNNNNNNNNNNNNNNNNNNNNNNNNNNNNNNNNNNNNNNNNNNNNNNNNNNNNNNNNNNNNNNNNNNNNNNNNNNNNNNNNNNNNNNNNNNNNNNNNNNNNNNNNNNNNNNNNNNNNNNNNNNNNNNNNNNNNNNNNNNNNNNNNNNNNNNNNNNNNNNNNNNNNNNNNNNNNNNNNNNNNNNNNNNNNNNNNNNNNNNNNNNNNNNNNNNNNNNNNNNNNNNNNNNNNNNNNNNNNNNNNNNNNNNNNNNNNNNNNNNNNNNNNNNNNNNNNNNNNNNNNNNNNNNNNNNNNNNNNNNNNNNNNNNNNNNNNNNNNNNNNNNNNNNNNNNNNNNNNNNNNNNNNNNNNNNNNNNNNNNNNNNNNNNNNNNNNNNNNNNNNNNNNNNNNNNNNNNNNNNNNNNNNNNNNNNNNNNNNNNNNNNNNNNNNNNNNNNNNNNNNNNNNNNNNNNNNNNNNNNNNNNNNNNNNNNNNNNNNNNNNNNNNNNNNNNNNNNNNNNNNNNNNNNNNNNNNNNNNNNNNNNNNNNNNNNNNNNNNNNNNNNNNNNNNNNNNNNNNNNNNNNNNNNNNNNNNNNNNNNNNNNNNNNNNNNNNNNNNNNNNNNNNNNNNNNNNNNNNNNNNNNNNNNNNNNNNNNNNNNNNNNNNNNNNNNNNNNNNNNNNNNNNNNNNNNNNNNNNNNNNNNNNNNNNNNNNNNNNNNNNNNNNNNNNNNNNNNNNNNNNNNNNNNNNNNNNNNNNNNNNNNNNNNNNNNNNNNNNNNNNNNNNNNNNNNNNNNNNNNNNNNNNNNNNNNNNNNNNNNNNNNNNNNNNNNNNNNNNNNNNNNNNNNNNNNNNNNNNNNNNNNNNNNNNNNNNNNNNNNNNNNNNNNNNNNNNNNNNNNNNNNNNNNNNNNNNNNNNNNNNNNNNNNNNNNNNNNNNNNNNNNNNNNNNNNNNNNNNNNNNNNNNNNNNNNNNNNNNNNNNNNNNNNNNNNNNNNNNNNNNNNNNNNNNNNNNNNNNNNNNNNNNNNNNNNNNNNNNNNNNNNNNNNNNNNNNNNNNNNNNNNNNNNNNNNNNNNNNNNNNNNNNNNNNNNNNNNNNNNNNNNNNNNNNNNNNNNNNNNNNNNNNNNNNNNNNNNNNNNNNNNNNNNNNNNNNNNNNNNNNNNNNNNNNNNNNNNNNNNNNNNNNNNNNNNNNNNNNNNNNNNNNNNNNNNNNNNNNNNNNNNNNNNNNNNNNNNNNNNNNNNNNNNNNNNNNNNNNNNNNNNNNNNNNNNNNNNNNNNNNNNNNNNNNNNNNNNNNNNNNNNNNNNNNNNNNNNNNNNNNNNNNNNNNNNNNNNNNNNNNNNNNNNNNNNNNNNNNNNNNNNNNNNNNNNNNNNNNNNNNNNNNNNNNNNNNNNNNNNNNNNNNNNNNNNNNNNNNNNNNNNNNNNNNNNNNNNNNNNNNNNNNNNNNNNNNNNNNNNNNNNNNNNNNNNNNNNNNNNNNNNNNNNNNNNNNNNNNNNNNNNNNNNNNNNNNNNNNNNNNNNNNNNNNNNNNNNNNNNNNNNNNNNNNNNNNNNNNNNNNNNNNNNNNNNNNNNNNNNNNNNNNNNNNNNNNNNNNNNNNNNNNNNNNNNNNNNNNNNNNNNNNNNNNNNNNNNNNNNNNNNNNNNNNNNNNNNNNNNNNNNNNNNNNNNNNNNNNNNNNNNNNNNNNNNNNNNNNNNNNNNNNNNNNNNNNNNNNNNNNNNNNNNNNNNNNNNNNNNNNNNNNNNNNNNNNNNNNNNNNNNNNNNNNNNNNNNNNNNNNNNNNNNNNNNNNNNNNNNNNNNNNNNNNNNNNNNNNNNNNNNNNNNNNNNNNNNNNNNNNNNNNNNNNNNNNNNNNNNNNNNNNNNNNNNNNNNNNNNNNNNNNNNNNNNNNNNNNNNNNNNNNNNNNNNNNNNNNNNNNNNNNNNNNNNNNNNNNNNNNNNNNNNNNNNNNNNNNNNNNNNNNNNNNNNNNNNNNNNNNNNNNNNNNNNNNNNNNNNNNNNNNNNNNNNNNNNNNNNNNNNNNNNNNNNNNNNNNNNNNNNNNNNNNNNNNNNNNNNNNNNNNNNNNNNNNNNNNNNNNNNNNNNNNNNNNNNNNNNNNNNNNNNNNNNNNNNNNNNNNNNNNNNNNNNNNNNNNNNNNNNNNNNNNNNNNNNNNNNNNNNNNNNNNNNNNNNNNNNNNNNNNNNNNNNNNNNNNNNNNNNNNNNNNNNNNNNNNNNNNNNNNNNNNNNNNNNNNNNNNNNNNNNNNNNNNNNNNNNNNNNNNNNNNNNNNNNNNNNNNNNNNNNNNNNNNNNNNNNNNNNNNNNNNNNNNNNNNNNNNNNNNNNNNNNNNNNNNNNNNNNNNNNNNNNNNNNNNNNNNNNNNNNNNNNNNNNNNNNNNNNNNNNNNNNNNNNNNNNNNNNNNNNNNNNNNNNNNNNNNNNNNNNNNNNNNNNNNNNNNNNNNNNNNNNNNNNNNNNNNNNNNNNNNNNNNNNNNNNNNNNNNNNNNNNNNNNNNNNNNNNNNNNNNNNNNNNNNNNNNNNNNNNNNNNNNNNNNNNNNNNNNNNNNNNNNNNNNNNNNNNNNNNNNNNNNNNNNNNNNNNNNNNNNNNNNNNNNNNNNNNNNNNNNNNNNNNNNNNNNNNNNNNNNNNNNNNNNNNNNNNNNNNNNNNNNNNNNNNNNNNNNNNNNNNNNNNNNNNNNNNNNNNNNNNNNNNNNNNNNNNNNNNNNNNNNNNNNNNNNNNNNNNNNNNNNNNNNNNNNNNNNNNNNNNNNNNNNNNNNNNNNNNNNNNNNNNNNNNNNNNNNNNNNNNNNNNNNNNNNNNNNNNNNNNNNNNNNNNNNNNNNNNNNNNNNNNNNNNNNNNNNNNNNNNNNNNNNNNNNNNNNNNNNNNNNNNNNNNNNNNNNNNNNNNNNNNNNNNNNNNNNNNNNNNNNNNNNNNNNNNNNNNNNNNNNNNNNNNNNNNNNNNNNNNNNNNNNNNNNNNNNNNNNNNNNNNNNNNNNNNNNNNNNNNNNNNNNNNNNNNNNNNNNNNNNNNNNNNNNNNNNNNNNNNNNNNNNNNNNNNNNNNNNNNNNNNNNNNNNNNNNNNNNNNNNNNNNNNNNNNNNNNNNNNNNNNNNNNNNNNNNNNNNNNNNNNNNNNNNNNNNNNNNNNNNNNNNNNNNNNNNNNNNNNNNNNNNNNNNNNNNNNNNNNNNNNNNNNNNNNNNNNNNNNNNNNNNNNNNNNNNNNNNNNNNNNNNNNNNNNNNNNNNNNNNNNNNNNNNNNNNNNNNNNNNNNNNNNNNNNNNNNNNNNNNNNNNNNNNNNNNNNNNNNNNNNNNNNNNNNNNNNNNNNNNNNNNNNNNNNNNNNNNNNNNNNNNNNNNNNNNNNNNNNNNNNNNNNNNNNNNNNNNNNNNNNNNNNNNNNNNNNNNNNNNNNNNNNNNNNNNNNNNNNNNNNNNNNNNNNNNNNNNNNNNNNNNNNNNNNNNNNNNNNNNNNNNNNNNNNNNNNNNNNNNNNNNNNNNNNNNNNNNNNNNNNNNNNNNNNNNNNNNNNNNNNNNNNNNNNNNNNNNNNNNNNNNNNNNNNNNNNNNNNNNNNNNNNNNNNNNNNNNNNNNNNNNNNNNNNNNNNNNNNNNNNNNNNNNNNNNNNNNNNNNNNNNNNNNNNNNNNNNNNNNNNNNNNNNNNNNNNNNNNNNNNNNNNNNNNNNNNNNNNNNNNNNNNNNNNNNNNNNNNNNNNNNNNNNNNNNNNNNNNNNNNNNNNNNNNNNNNNNNNNNNNNNNNNNNNNNNNNNNNNNNNNNNNNNNNNNNNNNNNNNNNNNNNNNNNNNNNNNNNNNNNNNNNNNNNNNNNNNNNNNNNNNNNNNNNNNNNNNNNNNNNNNNNNNNNNNNNNNNNNNNNNNNNNNNNNNNNNNNNNNNNNNNNNNNNNNNNNNNNNNNNNNNNNNNNNNNNNNNNNNNNNNNNNNNNNNNNNNNNNNNNNNNNNNNNNNNNNNNNNNNNNNNNNNNNNNNNNNNNNNNNNNNNNNNNNNNNNNNNNNNNNNNNNNNNNNNNNNNNNNNNNNNNNNNNNNNNNNNNNNNNNNNNNNNNNNNNNNNNNNNNNNNNNNNNNNNNNNNNNNNNNNNNNNNNNNNNNNNNNNNNNNNNNNNNNNNNNNNNNNNNNNNNNNNNNNNNNNNNNNNNNNNNNNNNNNNNNNNNNNNNNNNNNNNNNNNNNNNNNNNNNNNNNNNNNNNNNNNNNNNNNNNNNNNNNNNNNNNNNNNNNNNNNNNNNNNNNNNNNNNNNNNNNNNNNNNNNNNNNNNNNNNNNNNNNNNNNNNNNNNNNNNNNNNNNNNNNNNNNNNNNNNNNNNNNNNNNNNNNNNNNNNNNNNNNNNNNNNNNNNNNNNNNNNNNNNNNNNNNNNNNNNNNNNNNNNNNNNNNNNNNNNNNNNNNNNNNNNNNNNNNNNNNNNNNNNNNNNNNNNNNNNNNNNNNNNACCTTCAAGGACCATTCTGACCCAACTCAACCCCTTCtatgaccttcaaggacccttccaacccaactcaaccccTTCtatgaccttcaaggacccttccaacccattccGTGACCTATAAGCaaccttccaacccaacccaacccaacccttTCTATGAtatgaccttcaaggaccctcccaacccaactcaaccccTTCTATGACCTTCAAGGGCTCTCCCAACCCCACCCAACTCATTCTATGACCTtcaaggtccctcccaaccccacTGAACCCtacccaacccattctatgaccttcaaggaccctcTCAACCCCACCCAACTCATTCTACAGCCTtcaaggaccctcccaacccaccTCAACCCCACCCAACCCATCCCAACCTGTTctgtgaccttcaaggaccctcTCAACCCCACCCAACTCATTCTATGACCTgtaaggaccctcccaacccaccTCAACTCCTTCTATGACCTTCAAGGGctctcccaacccaacccagcCCACCCTACgaccttcaaggaccctcccaacccaactgAACCCTACCCAACCCATTCTaacccattctatgatcttcaaggactctcccaacccaactcaaccccTTCTATGAGCTTTGAGGACTatcccaacccaacccaacccattctatggccttcaaggaccctcccaacccaactgAACCCtacccaacccattctatgaccttcaaggaccctcccaacccaactgAACCCTACCCAACCCatcccaacccattctatgatcttcaaggaccctcccaacccaactcaaccccTTCTATGGCCTtcaaggaccctcccaaccgAACTGAACCCTACCCAACCCATTCTAAgaccttcaaggaccctcccaacccaccTCAACCCCTTCTATGACCTTCAAGGGctctcccaacccaacccaacccaacccaacccaccCTACGACCATTCAGGAccctcccaccccatcccacgCCCCGCAAGGCCCCCTCCCGccgcctccccccgcccctcccccttctccctcccctccccttccagGACCTGCGCGCTCAGCGCCTGGATGTCGTGCTCGTAGGCGCTGTGCATGCGCTGCATGGCCTCGGCCGTGTTCAGGTCCCGGCCCACCTCGTCCggcagctgcttctgcttctcctgcacCTGCGCCAGCGTCTCCCGCGCGTCGTGGTAGAAGCGGTGCAGCTCGTACGAGGCCGCCAGCATCTGCGACCTCGTGTCCATCAGCTCCAGCAGGTCGGCCCAGGCCTCGTTCAGCCCGTCCTTCCACTCGGCCACCGTGGCGTTGTCCGTGTGTCCGGCCGCGATCAGCGCGTCCGCCGCCGCGTTCACCGCGTCCACCCGCTCCTGCCCGATGCCGCTGGTGTCGCGCGAGAACTCGCGGAATTTATCCCGCAGCATCTGCGCGCCGAGGGACGGGGACGAGTCGGAAACGGTCAGGACCCCCCCCCTNNNNNNNNNNNNNNNNNNNNNNNNNNNNNNNNNNNNNNNNNNNNNNNNNNNNNNNNNNNNNNNNNNNNNNNNNNNNNNNNNNNNNNNNNNNNNNNNNNNNNNNNNNNNNNNNNNNNNNNNNNNNNNNNNNNNNNNNNNNNNNNNNNNNNNNNNNNNNNNNNNNNNNNNNNNNNNNNNNNNNNNNNNNNNNNNNNNNNNNNNNNNNNNNNNNNNNNNNNNNNNNNNNNNNNNNNNNNNNNNNNNNNNNNNNNNNNNNNNNNNNNNNNNNNNNNNNNNNNNNNNNNNNNNNNNNNNNNNNNNNNNNNNNNNNNNNNNNNNNNNNNNNNNNNNNNNNNNNNNNNNNNNNNNNNNNNNNNNNNNNNNNNNNNNNNNNNNNNNNNNNNNNNNNNNNNNNNNNNNNNNNNNNNNNNNNNNNNNNNNNNNNNNNNNNNNNNNNNNNNNNNNNNNNNNNNNNNNNNNNNNNNNNNNNNNNNNNNNNNNNNNNNNNNNNNNNNNNNNNNNNNNNNNNNNNNNNNNNNNNNNNNNNNNNNNNNNNNNNNNNNNNNNNNNNNNNNNNNNNNNNNNNNNNNNNNNNNNNNNNNNNNNNNNNNNNNNNNNNNNNNNNNNNNNNNNNNNNNNNNNNNNNNNNNNNNNNNNNNNNNNNNNNNNNNNNNNNNNNNNNNNNNNNNNNNNNNNNNNNNNNNNNNNNNNNNNNNNNNNNNNNNNNNNNNNNNNNNNNNNNNNNNNNNNNNNNNNNNNNNNNNNNNNNNNNNNNNNNNNNNNNNNNNNNNNNNNNNNNNNNNNNNNNNNNNNNNNNNNNNNNNNNNNNNNNNNNNNNNNNNNNNNNNNNNNNNNNNNNNNNNNNNNNNNNNNNNNNNNNNNNNNNNNNNNNNNNNNNNNNNNNNNNNNNNNNNNNNNNNNNNNNNNNNNNNNNNNNNNNNNNNNNNNNNNNNNNNNNNNNNNNNNNNNNNNNNNNNNNNNNNNNNNNNNNNNNNNNNNNNNNNNNNNNNNNNNNNNNNNNNNNNNNNNNNNNNNNNNNNNNNNNNNNNNNNNNNNNNNNNNNNNNNNNNNNNNNNNNNNNNNNNNNNNNNNNNNNNNNNNNNNNNNNNNNNNNNNNNNNNNNNNNNNNNNNNNNNNNNNNNNNNNNNNNNNNNNNNNNNNNNNNNNNNNNNNNNNNNNNNNNNNNNNNNNNNNNNNNNNNNNNNNNNNNNNNNNNNNNNNNNNNNNNNNNNNNNNNNNNNNNNNNNNNNNNNNNNNNNNNNNNNNNNNNNNNNNNNNNNNNNNNNNNNNNNNNNNNNNNNNNNNNNNNNNNNNNNNNNNNNNNNNNNNNNNNNNNNNNNNNNNNNNNNNNNNNNNNNNNNNNNNNNNNNNNNNNNNNNNNNNNNNNNNNNNNNNNNNNNNNNNNNNNNNNNNNNNNNNNNNNNNNNNNNNNNNNNNNNNNNNNNNNNNNNNNNNNNNNNNNNNNNNNNNNNNNNNNNNNNNNNNNNNNNNNNNNNNNNNNNNNNNNNNNNNNNNNNNNNNNNNNNNNNNNNNNNNNNNNNNNNNNNNNNNNNNNNNNNNNNNNNNNNNNNNNNNNNNNNNNNNNNNNNNNNNNNNNNNNNNNNNNNNNNNNNNNNNNNNNNNNNNNNNNNNNNNNNNNNNNNNNNNNNNNNNNNNNNNNNNNNNNGACAGAcaaagggatggggacatggggacgtggggatgtggggacatggggatgaGGAcagaggggatggggacatggggacaagaCCAGATGAGGGGATGGGGACTtggggatgaggatgaagaCAGACAAAGGCACGGGgccgtggggctgtggggccgtGGGGCCATGGGgccgtggggctgtgggggccGTGGGTCGCGGGGTGTCCGCACCTTGTCGGCGGCGTAGTGCCCCTTGTCCAGCAGCGCGGTGCCCATGGCCACGCAGGCGTCGAAGCTGTCGGCCCGCGCCTCCACCTCGGCCTTGATGCTCTGGTGGTTCTTGATGACCAGGTCGGCCGAAGACACGTCCCTGTGCCACCCCCCAAGTTAGGGGGGGGGTTACGGGGCCACGCTCAGCGCCGCCGCCCCCCAACCCGGCCCCAAAGCCCCCGCTCACCGCGGCCTCTCCTGGCCCTCGATCTGCAGGCGGACGCCGTCCATCCAGAGCAGCAGGTCCCGGACGGCGCGGAGGAAGCGGAACTTGTCCACCGTGTCCAGCAGCAGCCGCCGGCGGTCCTGGCTGCTGCCGCGCAGCTCGGCCCACGCCTCGCTCACCGCCCGCTCGTGCCGCCGGATGTCGGCCGCCTTCTCGCCGGCGTAGGCTTTCTCCAGCCGGGCCGCGTCGTCCTGCACCTGGCGGACCTGGAGCCGAGGAAAAGGGGGAGGCCCTTCCGGCGGAACCGCTCTGCGCTGCTCAGGTCTTTCAGGAGGTTTCGGAATCAACCCAAACCCCTCctgtgaccttcaaggacccttccgACCCAACTCAACCCCTTCTATAAGctttaaggacctttccaacccaactcaaccccttctgtgatcttcaaggacccttccgACCCACACAACCCCttctatgatcttcaaggaccctcccaacccaactcaaccccTCCtatgaccttcaaggacccttccgACCCAGCTCAACCccttctgtgatcttcaaggacccttccgACCCAACTCAACCCCTTCTATAACCTTCAAagacctttccaacccaactcaaccccttctgtgatcttcaaggacccttccgACCCACACAACCCCTTCTATCACTTtcaagg
This DNA window, taken from Numida meleagris isolate 19003 breed g44 Domestic line unplaced genomic scaffold, NumMel1.0 unplaced_Scaffold462, whole genome shotgun sequence, encodes the following:
- the LOC110391698 gene encoding spectrin beta chain, non-erythrocytic 2-like (The sequence of the model RefSeq protein was modified relative to this genomic sequence to represent the inferred CDS: added 91 bases not found in genome assembly), translating into MDGVRLQIEGQERPRDVSSADLVIKNHQSIKAEVEARADSFDACVAMGTALLDKGHYAADKVRTPRDPRPPQPHGPMAPRPHSPTAPCLCLSSSSSPSPHPLIWSCPHVPIPSVLIPMGGVLTVSDSSPSLGAQMLRDKFREFSRDTSGIGQERVDAVNAAADALIAAGHTDNATVAEWKDGLNEAWADLLELMDTRSQMLAASYELHRFYHDARETLAQVQEKQKQLPDEVGRDLNTAEAMQRMHSAYEHDIQALSAQVRQVQDDAARLEKAYAGEKAADIRRHERAVS